Proteins encoded by one window of Bacillus sp. DTU_2020_1000418_1_SI_GHA_SEK_038:
- a CDS encoding aspartyl-phosphate phosphatase Spo0E family protein, translating into MAEKCKKILLQIQEKREKMIKSAKIHGYTSEDTIQCSQELDQLIYEYQLTIHKEKIEEEARFPFNKLIFVFPNTSIESDFEMIT; encoded by the coding sequence TTGGCGGAAAAATGTAAAAAAATACTGCTCCAGATCCAAGAAAAAAGGGAGAAAATGATAAAATCTGCAAAAATACATGGGTACACGAGTGAGGATACCATTCAATGCAGTCAAGAACTGGATCAATTGATTTATGAATATCAATTGACTATACATAAAGAAAAGATAGAGGAAGAAGCTCGATTTCCCTTTAATAAATTGATTTTTGTTTTTCCCAATACATCAATTGAGTCCGATTTTGAAATGATTACGTAA
- a CDS encoding ZIP family metal transporter, whose product MNEVIVGTVLSALSTGVGALIILFMSSTVTHRWRDNLLAFTAGIMMAASMLGLIPEALKTGGFLPLAIGIFLGVLTLTIMEKNIPHIDLKHSKKGIEFDEKAMLIIAAITLHNIPEGLSVGVSYASHVQDTGNLIAFAIGLQNAPEGFLVALFLVNQKIKKFKAFIIATMTGAIEIVMGLLGFYLTSYVDFLVPYGLAFAAGAMLFIIYKELIPESHGDGNERTSTYSFIIGLLFMVLLIDVFS is encoded by the coding sequence ATGAATGAAGTCATTGTCGGAACGGTTCTCTCGGCCTTATCAACAGGTGTAGGTGCTTTAATCATTCTTTTTATGTCAAGTACTGTTACCCATAGATGGCGCGATAATTTACTTGCATTCACTGCTGGTATAATGATGGCAGCCTCAATGTTAGGGCTAATACCTGAGGCTTTAAAGACTGGTGGATTTCTTCCACTTGCTATAGGAATATTTCTTGGTGTTTTAACCCTTACCATAATGGAAAAAAACATTCCGCACATAGATCTTAAACATTCGAAAAAAGGAATAGAATTTGATGAAAAGGCCATGCTTATTATTGCGGCTATTACCCTACACAATATCCCTGAAGGTCTGTCTGTCGGAGTAAGCTACGCATCTCACGTTCAGGATACTGGAAATCTAATTGCCTTTGCTATTGGTTTGCAAAATGCGCCTGAAGGATTTCTTGTCGCTTTATTCCTAGTCAACCAGAAGATAAAAAAATTTAAAGCTTTTATTATTGCAACGATGACAGGAGCTATAGAAATTGTCATGGGATTATTGGGCTTCTATTTAACATCCTATGTAGACTTCCTCGTTCCATATGGACTCGCCTTCGCTGCTGGAGCAATGTTATTTATTATTTATAAAGAATTAATACCTGAAAGTCATGGGGATGGAAACGAACGTACATCAACTTATTCCTTCATCATCGGACTTTTATTTATGGTATTGCTTATTGACGTCTTTTCATAA
- a CDS encoding electron transfer flavoprotein subunit beta/FixA family protein, whose product MHIVVCVKQVPDTKIIKINPKTNTLDRRSAPAILNPYDAHAVQEAVRIKKMIGEGTISVLSMGPPQATAVIKKSIEIGADKGYLISDRAFAGADTLATSYALSKALERITKEEPIDLIICGLHAIDGDTGQVGPGIARRMDIPPITNVIEVTSFNTSEKSVLLKRKIANGHQLIESQYPCLLTVAKEINDIEYSPMTNMIKAARYEPIIWTVNDLEDVDRSQLGLKGSPTIVGKMFTPPKPEGGKRLEGNADEQVMQLISLLEDKKELLLG is encoded by the coding sequence ATGCACATCGTTGTCTGTGTTAAGCAAGTACCAGATACAAAAATAATAAAAATAAATCCAAAGACAAACACACTTGACCGAAGGAGCGCGCCAGCAATCCTGAATCCATATGATGCACATGCGGTTCAAGAGGCTGTAAGAATTAAGAAAATGATCGGGGAAGGAACGATTTCCGTACTTTCTATGGGCCCTCCTCAGGCAACAGCCGTCATCAAAAAAAGCATTGAAATAGGAGCTGATAAAGGTTATTTGATATCAGACAGGGCCTTTGCGGGTGCAGACACCTTAGCAACAAGCTATGCCTTATCTAAGGCATTGGAGAGAATTACGAAAGAGGAGCCAATTGATTTAATTATTTGCGGGCTGCATGCGATTGATGGGGATACTGGCCAGGTTGGCCCAGGGATAGCAAGGAGAATGGATATACCCCCTATAACCAATGTAATCGAAGTAACAAGCTTTAATACTTCAGAAAAATCGGTTCTATTAAAAAGAAAAATTGCGAATGGGCATCAATTAATTGAATCTCAATATCCGTGTCTACTAACAGTTGCAAAGGAGATTAATGACATTGAATATTCGCCAATGACTAATATGATAAAAGCTGCAAGGTACGAGCCTATTATATGGACGGTAAATGACCTGGAGGATGTTGACAGGTCTCAGCTTGGACTAAAGGGATCCCCGACTATTGTAGGAAAAATGTTCACTCCTCCTAAGCCAGAAGGCGGAAAAAGGTTAGAAGGCAATGCTGATGAACAAGTGATGCAGCTAATTTCTTTGTTAGAGGATAAAAAGGAATTACTTCTTGGATAA
- a CDS encoding electron transfer flavoprotein subunit alpha/FixB family protein, with protein MFEDYRGVWVFIEVNEGTIEGVSLELLGAGRSLADKLKVPLSGVLLGHNIKKLCPEVISYGADQVYVIDHPVLNDYRTESYMKGVMLLAEKYKPEIFLYGATSNGKDLASAVATDLSTGLTADTTMLDADLKTRLLEASRPAFGGNIMATILCKKHRPQMATVRPKVMKALEKDSSREGKIIEEEISLNEEEMRTKVLEIVKDVTKKVSLADAHVVVAGGKGMGDNKGFQLIHELAETIGASVGGTRDVVEAGWLPHEQQVGQTGETITPKIYFAIGISGAIQHIVGMKNSEFIIAINKDPNAPIFDVATYGIVGDALEIVPKLIEQFKELRKEKGGEVSYV; from the coding sequence ATGTTTGAAGATTACCGTGGCGTTTGGGTCTTTATTGAAGTTAATGAGGGGACAATTGAAGGGGTCTCCTTGGAACTATTGGGTGCGGGAAGAAGTCTAGCAGACAAATTAAAGGTTCCGCTATCAGGTGTATTGTTAGGTCATAATATTAAGAAATTATGCCCTGAAGTCATTTCCTATGGTGCTGACCAAGTATATGTGATTGACCACCCTGTGTTAAATGATTATCGAACTGAATCATATATGAAAGGTGTGATGCTTCTTGCGGAAAAATACAAGCCGGAGATCTTTCTCTATGGCGCTACATCGAATGGAAAAGACCTTGCAAGCGCAGTTGCCACAGACTTGAGCACAGGCTTAACGGCAGATACAACAATGCTTGATGCAGATTTGAAAACAAGACTGCTGGAGGCAAGCCGACCAGCCTTTGGCGGAAATATAATGGCAACAATTTTATGTAAAAAGCATCGACCGCAAATGGCTACTGTAAGACCTAAAGTCATGAAGGCGCTTGAGAAAGATAGCAGTAGAGAAGGAAAGATAATTGAGGAAGAAATTTCCTTAAATGAAGAAGAAATGAGAACAAAGGTGTTAGAAATTGTGAAGGATGTCACAAAAAAAGTCAGTTTAGCGGATGCTCATGTTGTTGTAGCTGGGGGAAAAGGGATGGGAGACAATAAAGGATTTCAGCTTATTCATGAATTAGCTGAAACGATCGGAGCGAGCGTAGGTGGAACTAGGGATGTTGTCGAGGCAGGCTGGCTTCCTCATGAACAGCAAGTAGGGCAAACGGGAGAAACGATTACACCAAAAATATACTTTGCCATTGGAATCTCAGGTGCTATCCAGCATATAGTAGGAATGAAAAATTCAGAGTTCATCATTGCCATCAATAAAGATCCAAATGCGCCAATATTTGATGTCGCCACATATGGGATTGTTGGGGATGCATTAGAAATTGTCCCTAAGCTGATCGAGCAATTTAAGGAACTGCGGAAAGAGAAGGGCGGTGAAGTAAGTTATGTCTGA
- a CDS encoding FAD-dependent oxidoreductase, which yields MSEKFDVIVVGAGPAGTSCAYTCAKNGLKVLQIERGEYPGSKNVMGGVLYRKQMEEIIPEFWKEAPLERPVIEQRFWMMDKESAVTFGYKGLEWGVEPYNNFTVLRAQFDQWFAKKGVEQGVLLINETVVLECIVENGKVIGVRTDRPDGEVYADVVVLADGVNSLLGKQLGFHKEFRPDEVALTVMEVVNLSKEKINDRFNLEDNQGCTIEIFGDSTKGNLGTAFIYTNKESINIGVGTTLSSMIKAKLRPYDLLDYLKTHPMVRPLMEGGESAEYLAHLIPEGGFHSVPKVAGNGVLVVGDAAQLVNAIHREGSNMAMKSGQLAAEAIINAKKRNDFSESSLNHYREALHESFIMKDLEKYKDATHVFEHHPQYFKEYVPLMNKAASKFFTVDGTSKKDKQKQIMKSFTGERGTIKVIKDMYRAWKAVK from the coding sequence ATGTCTGAAAAATTTGATGTCATTGTTGTAGGAGCTGGCCCAGCCGGAACTTCATGTGCCTATACTTGTGCAAAAAATGGATTAAAGGTTTTACAGATTGAAAGAGGAGAATATCCTGGAAGCAAAAATGTCATGGGTGGCGTATTATACAGGAAGCAGATGGAAGAAATCATTCCTGAATTCTGGAAAGAAGCTCCATTGGAAAGACCTGTCATTGAACAGCGATTTTGGATGATGGATAAAGAATCGGCTGTCACCTTTGGCTATAAGGGGCTTGAATGGGGAGTCGAGCCATATAATAACTTTACAGTATTAAGGGCTCAGTTTGATCAATGGTTTGCAAAAAAAGGGGTTGAGCAAGGGGTTTTACTTATAAATGAAACGGTTGTCCTTGAGTGTATTGTGGAAAATGGAAAAGTCATTGGGGTTAGAACGGATCGTCCCGATGGAGAAGTTTATGCGGATGTTGTCGTGTTAGCTGATGGCGTAAATTCTCTGCTTGGCAAGCAGCTTGGATTTCATAAAGAATTTAGACCGGACGAGGTTGCCTTAACTGTAATGGAGGTTGTAAACCTTTCGAAGGAGAAAATAAACGACCGATTTAATTTAGAGGATAACCAAGGTTGTACGATCGAGATATTCGGTGACTCCACTAAGGGGAATCTTGGAACTGCGTTTATTTATACAAATAAGGAGAGCATTAATATTGGGGTTGGAACAACACTATCCAGTATGATCAAAGCAAAGTTGCGCCCGTATGATCTATTAGATTATTTAAAAACACATCCAATGGTTAGACCATTAATGGAAGGGGGAGAATCAGCCGAATACTTAGCACATCTTATTCCAGAAGGAGGATTTCATTCTGTTCCAAAGGTAGCTGGAAATGGGGTGCTTGTAGTCGGAGATGCCGCCCAGCTTGTTAATGCGATCCACAGGGAAGGGTCAAATATGGCTATGAAGTCGGGGCAACTGGCTGCGGAAGCAATTATTAACGCGAAAAAACGCAATGATTTCAGTGAATCAAGTTTAAATCATTACAGAGAGGCTTTACATGAAAGCTTTATTATGAAGGACTTGGAAAAATATAAAGATGCTACTCATGTATTTGAGCATCATCCGCAATACTTTAAAGAGTATGTTCCATTAATGAACAAGGCAGCAAGCAAATTCTTTACCGTTGACGGCACATCTAAAAAGGATAAGCAAAAACAAATTATGAAAAGCTTTACTGGGGAAAGGGGCACTATCAAGGTCATCAAAGATATGTATCGAGCATGGAAGGCGGTGAAATAA
- a CDS encoding ferredoxin family protein — MSTKNIEEKQYLLRFKADTKSHLTVMDHDICITKCPDKICTVFCPAEVYKWEGLRMQVGYEGCHECGSCRIGCPYQNIKWEYPKGGHGIVFRLA; from the coding sequence ATGTCAACGAAGAATATTGAAGAAAAACAATATCTCTTACGTTTTAAAGCTGATACGAAGTCACATTTAACGGTAATGGACCACGATATTTGTATAACTAAATGTCCTGATAAAATTTGTACAGTCTTTTGCCCGGCTGAAGTATACAAATGGGAAGGGCTAAGAATGCAGGTAGGCTATGAGGGCTGCCATGAGTGCGGAAGCTGCAGAATAGGCTGCCCATACCAAAATATTAAATGGGAATATCCGAAGGGCGGACATGGCATCGTATTTAGGCTGGCATAA
- a CDS encoding MFS transporter gives MSSTAAATKTLQKSNETSYKILIILGLCHLLNDSLQAIIPAMFPILEKSMGLTFTQLGIIGFALNIVASVLQPAVGMVTDKKPMPYALPIGLTSSMFGVLGLALSQSFEFIVISVIFIGLGSAVFHPEGSRVAFMAAGPRRGLAQSIYQVGGNSGQAMAPLITALVLVPLGQIGAAWFTVVAAVAVGLLTYIAFWYAGKLRVERTLIMNHSKMTKHEKIGLSKPVKIALGLVLFLIFARSWYVSGMTNYYAFYTIENYSFSIRQAQIFLFAFLVSGALGTFFGGPLADRFGKKMIIFLSMIISAPLTILIPFVPPVIAFCLLAISGFIIMSSFSVTVVYAQELVPGKIGTMAGLTVGLAFGMGAIGSMVIGYSADLIGITQTMILTGFLPLLGLITLLLPSDQKVNEWNS, from the coding sequence GTGAGCAGTACCGCAGCGGCGACCAAGACCCTCCAAAAGAGCAATGAAACTTCATATAAAATATTAATCATCTTAGGCCTCTGTCATTTATTAAATGATTCACTGCAAGCTATTATTCCTGCAATGTTTCCAATTTTAGAGAAGTCGATGGGGCTTACCTTTACCCAATTAGGGATTATTGGCTTTGCCTTAAATATTGTCGCTTCTGTTTTGCAGCCTGCAGTAGGTATGGTTACAGATAAGAAGCCAATGCCCTATGCTTTGCCAATAGGATTAACGTCTAGCATGTTTGGTGTATTAGGGTTGGCACTTTCACAAAGCTTTGAGTTTATCGTCATTTCTGTCATTTTTATCGGACTCGGTTCAGCCGTTTTTCATCCTGAAGGTTCTAGGGTTGCCTTCATGGCTGCAGGCCCTAGACGTGGTCTTGCCCAATCCATATATCAGGTAGGCGGAAATAGCGGGCAGGCAATGGCACCTCTAATTACCGCGTTAGTCCTTGTTCCGCTCGGGCAAATTGGAGCAGCGTGGTTCACAGTTGTTGCAGCTGTTGCAGTAGGACTGCTAACTTATATCGCTTTTTGGTATGCTGGTAAACTTCGTGTAGAGAGAACATTGATAATGAACCATAGCAAGATGACCAAACATGAAAAAATAGGTTTATCTAAACCGGTTAAAATTGCACTCGGGCTTGTTCTATTTTTAATTTTTGCACGTTCATGGTATGTTTCAGGAATGACAAATTACTACGCCTTTTACACAATAGAAAACTATTCTTTTTCTATTAGGCAAGCGCAAATCTTTCTATTTGCCTTTCTCGTTTCGGGAGCACTTGGGACTTTCTTCGGTGGCCCACTTGCTGATCGATTCGGCAAAAAGATGATTATCTTTTTATCGATGATTATATCAGCTCCATTAACTATATTAATTCCATTTGTTCCACCTGTGATTGCTTTTTGCTTGCTTGCAATATCAGGCTTTATCATAATGTCAAGCTTTTCTGTAACAGTCGTATATGCTCAAGAACTAGTTCCTGGTAAAATTGGTACAATGGCTGGCCTTACTGTTGGACTCGCTTTTGGCATGGGGGCTATTGGCTCAATGGTAATCGGTTATTCAGCCGATTTAATCGGAATTACTCAAACTATGATTCTTACAGGCTTTTTGCCATTGCTTGGATTGATCACACTGCTCCTTCCTTCTGATCAAAAGGTCAATGAATGGAATTCATAA
- a CDS encoding phosphotransferase enzyme family protein, with translation MEKYVGVLRTKEIMIHFLKSFSLEDEYKLLGDFENFVYEVYKEGKPYILRITHSSHRELEDLYAEIEWVNYLSKQGLNVPTLFQSINGKFVEFIPANDESVFFGSLFSKASGEPVKMKDNSINKDLFSAWGKQIGKMHSATKNYMPSPLIKKRPHWYEDELLDIEKHFPTTETTAIQNAIDLLEQIKTLPIESDNYALIHTDIHAGNFFYDGNSIHVFDFDDCCYHWLVSDIAIPLYYSCLSSFTTDEVNEREEFGRLFIDAFLAGYETECNLPHGWEQQLPLFLMLRDVTLYSVFNKKIAPEDRNERIISLIDEIKSRIEQKKSIVNINFIASN, from the coding sequence GTGGAAAAGTATGTAGGGGTTTTACGTACAAAGGAAATCATGATTCACTTTTTGAAATCTTTTTCTTTAGAAGATGAATATAAGCTCTTAGGTGACTTTGAAAATTTCGTTTATGAGGTGTACAAAGAAGGGAAACCATATATTCTCAGAATTACTCACAGCTCACATCGGGAGCTAGAAGATTTATATGCAGAAATTGAATGGGTGAATTATTTGTCGAAACAAGGATTGAATGTTCCGACTTTATTCCAATCTATTAATGGTAAATTTGTTGAATTCATTCCTGCTAATGACGAATCTGTTTTTTTTGGAAGTCTGTTTTCCAAAGCGTCTGGAGAACCGGTGAAAATGAAAGATAATTCCATAAATAAAGATCTATTTTCTGCTTGGGGAAAACAAATTGGTAAAATGCATTCCGCTACAAAAAACTATATGCCTTCCCCGCTTATTAAGAAAAGGCCGCATTGGTATGAAGATGAGCTTCTAGATATAGAAAAACATTTTCCTACAACGGAGACAACTGCTATACAAAACGCGATTGATTTATTAGAGCAAATAAAGACCCTTCCTATAGAAAGTGACAATTACGCACTTATCCATACGGACATTCATGCTGGGAACTTTTTCTATGACGGGAACAGCATTCATGTGTTTGATTTTGATGATTGCTGTTATCACTGGCTAGTGTCTGATATTGCCATTCCTTTATATTATTCATGCCTTTCTAGCTTCACAACAGATGAAGTCAATGAACGAGAGGAGTTTGGCCGTTTATTTATAGACGCATTTTTAGCTGGATATGAAACAGAATGTAACCTCCCACACGGTTGGGAGCAGCAGCTGCCGTTATTTCTGATGCTACGTGATGTTACACTGTATTCGGTTTTTAATAAAAAAATCGCACCTGAGGATCGCAATGAGCGAATTATTAGTTTAATTGATGAGATTAAATCTAGAATTGAACAGAAGAAAAGCATTGTAAATATAAATTTTATTGCTTCTAATTAA
- a CDS encoding ATP-binding protein, whose product MKSRKNNFLLYVVIVIFPILIGVLYNLNDTINRDYSERREQAIWTGTVHQRSWDQFIAETVTSLDILSFTAEMAIEAPLKLESILKKMHSKEPRYGGIYLLDENGTVITGSNSLLSNMNLSDHDYVQEIIETKDIIISNHYEVLKNGKKVIGIGKPVMNENGKIDFIIIAHLRVDYLQNIMRLLTPDTRLSVINSNGAVIMGINTDNSINFTAKNSVLLPIDRLPWSIQVKIPQREKGNILKTVSIDLLRFIFIFHILFLFIKYMMLKREAAREKKENELQKLELVGTLAASTAHEIRNPLTGIKGLVQLLSEKYTNSQDQYYFDIINDEISRINEIVSEFLILGKPTAQKTEIIDIRNILKELEPLILSEANLNNVQYELTLSKTPLLVDCTKDQIKQVLLNISKNALESMTRGGHLTIKLFKEQDKCHIQIADTGTGIPEEDIEKIFQPFYTSKDFGTGLGLVVCKRILHSFGGNIKITSSVNKGTIVDVILPSQS is encoded by the coding sequence ATGAAAAGTCGTAAAAACAATTTTCTATTATACGTAGTCATTGTCATATTCCCCATTCTCATTGGTGTCCTCTACAATTTAAATGATACGATAAATCGTGATTATTCTGAACGCAGGGAACAAGCAATCTGGACGGGTACTGTTCACCAAAGAAGCTGGGATCAATTTATTGCCGAAACAGTCACATCACTTGATATTTTATCTTTCACCGCTGAGATGGCTATTGAAGCCCCTCTGAAACTGGAATCAATTTTGAAAAAAATGCACAGTAAAGAACCTAGATATGGAGGAATTTATTTACTTGACGAAAACGGAACAGTGATAACAGGCTCCAATTCACTGCTTTCAAATATGAATCTATCTGATCATGATTATGTACAAGAAATTATCGAGACAAAGGACATCATAATCTCGAATCATTATGAAGTATTGAAAAATGGCAAGAAAGTAATCGGAATCGGAAAGCCAGTAATGAATGAGAACGGGAAAATAGATTTTATTATCATCGCTCATTTAAGGGTAGATTATTTGCAGAATATCATGAGGCTATTGACTCCTGATACGAGGCTTTCAGTCATAAATTCAAATGGTGCAGTCATCATGGGTATTAATACGGATAACTCAATAAATTTTACAGCAAAAAACTCTGTACTTCTCCCTATTGACAGGCTGCCATGGAGTATTCAAGTTAAAATACCGCAGAGAGAGAAAGGAAATATTTTAAAAACCGTCTCGATTGATTTACTACGATTTATATTTATTTTTCATATTTTGTTCCTATTTATAAAATATATGATGTTGAAAAGAGAAGCAGCAAGAGAGAAAAAGGAAAACGAACTTCAAAAGCTGGAACTTGTTGGGACGCTAGCGGCAAGTACAGCGCATGAAATTAGAAACCCGCTTACTGGAATAAAAGGACTTGTACAACTATTAAGTGAAAAATATACGAATTCTCAAGATCAATATTATTTTGACATTATTAATGATGAAATAAGCCGGATAAATGAGATAGTCAGTGAATTTCTTATTCTTGGTAAGCCTACCGCCCAAAAAACCGAAATTATCGATATAAGGAACATCCTGAAGGAATTGGAGCCGCTCATTTTATCAGAGGCTAATTTAAACAATGTTCAATACGAGCTTACTCTTTCAAAAACGCCACTACTCGTTGATTGCACAAAAGACCAAATAAAGCAGGTACTGCTGAATATTAGCAAAAATGCCTTAGAATCAATGACTAGAGGCGGACATTTAACCATTAAACTTTTCAAAGAGCAAGATAAATGCCATATTCAAATTGCTGATACGGGAACAGGAATTCCCGAAGAAGATATTGAAAAAATCTTTCAGCCCTTCTATACATCAAAGGATTTCGGGACAGGACTTGGTCTTGTCGTTTGCAAAAGAATTCTTCATTCATTTGGAGGAAATATAAAAATAACTAGTTCAGTTAATAAAGGAACAATTGTTGATGTCATTTTACCTAGTCAAAGCTAA
- a CDS encoding MarR family transcriptional regulator: MNSEQSKQSLKLFIVLSRAYRSINENVNKLIQTYGLNPTEFAVLELLYHKGDQPLQQIGGKILLASGSITYVVDKLEQKGYLRRVACPKDRRVTYGQITEKGKSFIEDIFPDHEGHIHALMSELSEEEKDTAISLLKKLGLSIGK; encoded by the coding sequence GTGAATTCGGAACAAAGTAAACAATCATTAAAATTATTCATCGTATTATCAAGAGCCTATCGCTCAATCAATGAAAATGTAAATAAACTCATTCAAACATATGGGCTAAATCCAACAGAATTTGCCGTCTTAGAGCTTCTTTATCATAAAGGAGATCAGCCTCTGCAACAAATAGGAGGAAAGATTCTGTTGGCAAGTGGAAGTATTACATATGTTGTGGATAAGCTTGAGCAAAAGGGGTACTTAAGGAGAGTTGCATGTCCGAAAGACAGACGGGTTACGTATGGACAAATTACAGAGAAAGGCAAGTCCTTTATTGAGGATATTTTTCCTGATCATGAAGGGCATATACATGCTTTAATGTCTGAACTTTCCGAGGAAGAAAAGGATACAGCTATTAGCTTGTTGAAAAAGCTCGGATTGTCAATCGGAAAATAA
- a CDS encoding M3 family oligoendopeptidase — MSFENYTYTRPNLTELSKKFDEALAIFNGAKSGEEQISAMKEINDLRNDIGTMFNLCYIRHSVDTNDEFYKAEQDYMDEIQPEVEGFVTRYYEALVKSVFRNEIEEKFGNQLFALAEAQLKVFSPEIVPLLQKENKLSSDYTKLIASAKIDFDGEERTLAQMEPFTQSIDRDVRKTASEARFGFLAENEEELDRIFDDLVKVRTEIAHKLGYNNFVELAYLRMQRTDYNAEMVAKFRDQVKEYIVPIATKLKERQRERIGVDQLKYYDEGFNFKTGNAAPKGSPEWIIENGQKMYNELSTETGEFFSYMREENLMDLVAKKGKAGGGYCTFIENYKAPFIFSNFNGTSGDIDVLTHEAGHAFQVYSSGKYEIPEYYWPTYEACEIHSMSMEFFTWPWMDKFFKEDTDKYKFAHLSGALLFLPYGVAVDEFQHWVYENNTATPKERKQAWREIEKKYMPHKDYDGNEYLENGGFWQRQAHIYNSPFYYIDYTLAQICAFQFWKRSRENHEDAWKDYVHLCSLGGSQAFTGLVSEANLISPFKDGCVESVVGEIESWLNTIDDKSL; from the coding sequence ATGAGTTTTGAAAATTATACATATACCCGTCCAAATTTAACGGAATTGAGCAAGAAATTTGATGAAGCATTAGCTATCTTTAATGGGGCAAAGTCTGGTGAGGAACAAATTTCGGCAATGAAGGAAATTAATGATTTACGCAATGACATAGGAACTATGTTTAACCTTTGTTATATTCGTCATTCTGTTGATACAAATGATGAGTTTTATAAGGCAGAACAGGATTATATGGATGAAATCCAGCCGGAAGTGGAGGGCTTTGTAACTAGGTATTACGAGGCTCTTGTCAAATCTGTTTTCCGCAATGAAATAGAAGAAAAGTTTGGAAATCAGTTATTTGCGCTGGCTGAGGCACAATTAAAGGTGTTTTCCCCAGAAATTGTTCCGCTGCTGCAAAAGGAAAACAAACTATCTTCCGACTACACAAAATTAATTGCTTCTGCCAAGATTGATTTTGACGGCGAAGAGCGCACTCTTGCCCAAATGGAGCCATTTACACAGTCTATTGACCGCGATGTCCGAAAAACAGCCAGCGAAGCTCGGTTCGGATTTTTAGCAGAAAATGAGGAAGAGCTTGACCGTATTTTTGATGACTTAGTAAAGGTTAGAACAGAAATTGCCCATAAGCTTGGATATAATAATTTTGTAGAGTTGGCATATTTACGAATGCAAAGAACAGATTATAATGCTGAAATGGTTGCTAAGTTTCGGGATCAAGTGAAGGAATATATCGTTCCAATTGCAACAAAATTAAAGGAACGCCAAAGAGAACGAATTGGTGTTGATCAGTTGAAGTACTATGACGAAGGTTTTAACTTTAAAACTGGTAATGCAGCACCAAAAGGGAGCCCAGAATGGATTATCGAAAATGGCCAGAAAATGTATAATGAACTCTCAACAGAAACAGGGGAGTTTTTCTCATATATGAGAGAAGAGAACTTGATGGATCTTGTTGCGAAGAAAGGAAAAGCAGGGGGCGGATATTGTACATTTATTGAGAATTACAAGGCCCCATTTATTTTCTCGAATTTCAATGGGACATCCGGGGATATTGATGTACTTACACATGAGGCAGGACATGCATTTCAAGTTTACTCGAGCGGAAAATATGAAATTCCAGAATATTATTGGCCAACCTATGAGGCATGTGAAATTCATTCTATGAGTATGGAATTCTTTACTTGGCCATGGATGGATAAATTTTTTAAAGAGGATACAGATAAATATAAATTTGCCCACTTGAGCGGTGCTTTATTATTTCTTCCTTACGGTGTGGCTGTTGATGAGTTTCAGCATTGGGTATACGAGAATAATACAGCTACCCCAAAAGAGAGAAAACAAGCGTGGAGAGAGATTGAAAAGAAATATATGCCTCATAAAGATTACGATGGCAATGAGTATCTAGAAAATGGCGGCTTCTGGCAGCGGCAGGCTCATATATATAATTCTCCTTTCTATTATATCGACTATACGTTAGCTCAAATTTGTGCATTCCAATTTTGGAAGCGATCAAGGGAAAACCATGAAGATGCTTGGAAGGATTATGTTCATTTATGCAGTTTAGGAGGCAGTCAAGCCTTTACCGGTTTAGTATCTGAGGCGAATCTTATTTCACCATTTAAAGATGGTTGTGTAGAATCTGTAGTTGGAGAAATTGAAAGCTGGTTAAATACAATAGATGATAAGAGTCTTTAA